From Candidatus Nomurabacteria bacterium, one genomic window encodes:
- the groL gene encoding chaperonin GroEL (60 kDa chaperone family; promotes refolding of misfolded polypeptides especially under stressful conditions; forms two stacked rings of heptamers to form a barrel-shaped 14mer; ends can be capped by GroES; misfolded proteins enter the barrel where they are refolded when GroES binds): protein MAKEVIFGEDVKKRLQKGVDTVANAVKVTLGPRGRNVVLDKGFGGPTITNDGVSIAKEIVLEDKFENMGAEIIKEVANKTNELAGDGTTTATVLTQALVNEGLKQTTMGINSMAVRSGMEHAAADVVAALKNMATKINSVDEIKQVATISAENTELGEKIAETIDKVGKDGVVTVEESQSFGIETELTEGMQFDKGYVSPYMVTNPERMEAEYKDTQILITDEKIANVQDILPLLEKIAQTGKKELIIIADDVEGEALATFVVNKLKGGFSVLAVKAPGYGDRKKEILADIAITTGGQVISKDLGMELKNTEIAQLGSAERVIATKDSTTIVGGGGEKAAIDERVGALKSQLEQASSKFDKEKIEERIAKLAGGVAVIRVGAATETEMKYLKLKIEDAVNATKAAIEEGIVPGGGTSLARAAAIVEKDILGKKDLEREELIGYNIVLKALEVPLKQIADNTGKHDGAVIVEKVKQAGGNAGYDAAKAEMVDDMIKAGIIDPVKVERSGVQNAVSAAAILLTSEAAIADKPEDDKPDLSAMAGMGGMGGGMGMM from the coding sequence ATGGCAAAAGAGGTAATTTTTGGTGAGGACGTAAAAAAGCGCCTGCAGAAGGGGGTTGATACAGTGGCAAACGCAGTGAAAGTAACACTTGGCCCACGAGGACGAAATGTGGTACTCGACAAGGGCTTTGGTGGTCCGACTATCACCAATGATGGTGTATCGATCGCAAAGGAGATCGTACTCGAGGACAAGTTCGAAAACATGGGCGCGGAGATCATCAAGGAGGTGGCTAACAAGACCAACGAACTGGCTGGCGATGGTACCACCACAGCGACCGTGTTGACCCAGGCGCTCGTAAATGAAGGCTTGAAGCAGACTACTATGGGCATCAACTCTATGGCGGTACGATCAGGTATGGAGCACGCTGCGGCCGATGTGGTAGCGGCGCTCAAGAACATGGCGACCAAGATCAACTCGGTTGATGAGATTAAGCAAGTAGCGACCATTTCAGCTGAAAACACCGAGCTGGGCGAGAAGATCGCCGAAACGATTGACAAGGTTGGTAAAGACGGTGTGGTAACGGTTGAGGAAAGTCAGTCATTTGGTATTGAGACCGAACTCACCGAAGGAATGCAGTTTGATAAGGGCTATGTATCGCCATACATGGTGACCAACCCGGAGCGCATGGAAGCTGAATACAAAGATACACAGATCCTCATCACCGATGAAAAGATCGCGAATGTACAGGATATTCTTCCACTCCTCGAGAAGATCGCTCAGACTGGTAAGAAGGAACTCATTATCATCGCAGATGATGTGGAGGGTGAAGCACTTGCGACCTTTGTGGTCAACAAGCTTAAGGGTGGCTTTTCAGTACTCGCGGTAAAGGCACCGGGGTATGGTGATCGTAAGAAGGAGATCTTGGCAGATATCGCTATTACGACTGGCGGGCAGGTGATCTCAAAAGATCTTGGTATGGAGCTGAAGAATACCGAGATCGCACAGCTTGGTAGCGCTGAACGTGTGATCGCAACTAAGGACAGTACGACTATCGTTGGCGGCGGCGGCGAGAAAGCAGCGATCGACGAGCGGGTTGGTGCGCTCAAGTCACAGCTTGAACAGGCTTCAAGTAAGTTTGATAAGGAAAAGATCGAAGAGCGTATTGCAAAGTTGGCTGGTGGTGTAGCGGTTATCCGCGTAGGTGCTGCAACCGAAACAGAAATGAAGTACCTCAAGCTCAAGATCGAAGATGCGGTAAACGCGACCAAGGCAGCGATCGAAGAAGGAATTGTGCCTGGTGGTGGTACGTCGCTTGCGCGTGCAGCAGCGATCGTCGAGAAAGACATCCTTGGTAAGAAGGATCTCGAGCGTGAAGAGTTGATTGGCTACAATATCGTACTCAAAGCGCTTGAAGTACCACTGAAGCAAATTGCTGATAACACCGGCAAGCACGATGGCGCGGTGATCGTTGAGAAGGTAAAGCAAGCTGGTGGCAACGCTGGCTACGATGCTGCCAAAGCAGAAATGGTAGACGATATGATCAAGGCGGGTATTATCGATCCGGTAAAGGTAGAACGTTCTGGGGTACAGAATGCGGTATCTGCTGCAGCGATCTTGCTCACCTCTGAAGCAGCAATTGCTGACAAGCCAGAAGATGACAAGCCTGACCTGTCAGCTATGGCTGGTATGGGCGGCATGGGCGGAGGTATGGGGATGATGTAA
- a CDS encoding leucine-rich repeat domain-containing protein has translation MKNALIVFVLLTLGGILLYSWPAPKAPAENPAEPEVPLSSYAIFIHDEVSVPVDSRRVDLSGRGLNGSLKAEIRQLTELRELDLAHNNFTGLPAEVGQLSKLEVLNLSDNPLTGLPHELGNLQNLKTLDLRGTQYSTYDLNVIQAALPSEVEILTDQ, from the coding sequence ATGAAAAATGCTCTCATTGTTTTTGTCTTGCTCACTCTGGGTGGCATATTGTTGTATAGTTGGCCGGCGCCGAAGGCGCCGGCCGAGAATCCGGCTGAACCTGAAGTCCCGCTGTCGAGCTATGCAATATTTATCCATGATGAAGTTAGTGTGCCGGTTGACTCCCGGAGGGTAGATCTCTCAGGCAGAGGTCTTAACGGATCGCTAAAGGCGGAAATTCGCCAGCTTACTGAGCTACGCGAACTTGATCTTGCACACAACAACTTCACTGGTTTACCCGCTGAAGTTGGTCAATTGTCGAAACTTGAAGTGCTCAATTTGTCCGATAATCCACTGACTGGACTGCCGCACGAGCTGGGGAATCTGCAAAACTTGAAGACACTTGATCTTCGTGGAACGCAGTATTCCACATATGATTTAAATGTGATTCAGGCTGCTCTGCCAAGTGAAGTTGAAATACTGACAGATCAGTGA
- a CDS encoding M48 family metalloprotease: MSTLYTHQASNVRKTFALMGVFLVFVIAISYGVSWYLNSSAILYVGVIFAVATSIGSYWFSDKIVLRMTNARQVSHAEAPELYNIVENLAITAGLPMPKVYIVEDPAPNAFATGRDPEHAVVAATTGLLQILDRTELEGVMAHELSHVGNRDMLVMTVAVVLAGFIAILADFFSRTLMYGGGNNRDRHPAFLIIGIVGIILAPIAAKLIQLAISRKREYLADATGALLTRYPEGLASALEKISTHAQPMRKASHATAHLFISDPFKGERGVMQKIGGLFQTHPPAEERIARLRDMDA; encoded by the coding sequence ATGTCGACTTTGTATACGCACCAAGCAAGTAATGTTCGGAAGACCTTTGCACTCATGGGGGTGTTTTTGGTGTTTGTGATCGCTATTAGCTATGGTGTGTCCTGGTATCTCAACAGTTCAGCTATCTTGTATGTTGGCGTGATCTTTGCGGTTGCTACGAGCATTGGTAGTTACTGGTTCTCAGACAAAATTGTACTGCGTATGACTAATGCGCGCCAAGTCAGTCATGCTGAAGCACCCGAGTTGTACAATATCGTTGAGAACCTTGCTATCACCGCTGGTCTGCCAATGCCGAAGGTGTATATCGTAGAAGACCCCGCACCGAATGCTTTTGCGACCGGGCGGGATCCAGAGCATGCTGTTGTGGCTGCTACTACAGGCCTTTTGCAGATACTCGACCGCACTGAGCTTGAGGGCGTGATGGCACACGAGCTTTCACATGTGGGTAATCGCGATATGTTGGTCATGACCGTCGCGGTTGTTCTCGCTGGCTTTATTGCGATCTTGGCAGACTTTTTCAGTCGTACACTCATGTACGGGGGCGGGAACAACCGTGACCGCCACCCCGCCTTTTTGATCATCGGTATTGTCGGTATCATTTTGGCACCGATCGCTGCGAAGCTTATTCAGCTGGCGATTTCTCGCAAGCGAGAGTATTTGGCAGATGCGACTGGCGCGCTCCTAACTCGCTACCCAGAAGGTCTTGCGTCTGCACTTGAGAAGATCAGCACACATGCGCAGCCAATGCGGAAAGCTTCGCATGCGACTGCGCACCTGTTCATTTCTGATCCATTTAAAGGAGAGCGGGGAGTGATGCAGAAGATCGGCGGACTCTTTCAGACACATCCACCAGCAGAAGAGCGTATCGCGCGCCTGCGCGATATGGATGCGTAG
- a CDS encoding DUF2207 domain-containing protein, which yields MTKLQSTLHIVRDVATTLFVSAALWAALTASASAEVITRFDAHIHLQDDGVMEVTETIAYDFGAESRHGIYRDLLGAHPQEASHWYKERYVEIEPLSVTRNGLPEPYDVSERGDDVHIRIGDAGTYVNGEQIYSITYKVRGALASYKEGLELYWNVTGFDWQVPMELVTVSIEAQGQVLLLVDQACYAGPPGEPSPCDSKQTNGRMAYFTEKNLPAGHNLTVAQKITVPTIPPPLERYNSLLLGFGLVVVWFGGLITWLYRWRTKYRIEQAIVPQYEPFEDFKPMFTGVLFDNRLDSRDITAGIIYLAQQGFIKITQTTEKVLWLFETTDYEITLLRPESETETEFQKQILSLLFRYAGAVGTKVKLSEVSRDTSKQRVNYQTIQKMIKAVVKDLVDLGFLEQRINRVYLTGIPIFIFLVIYIQFEYGIHLELLHSGIVAFFVVAFLSLFALLLVGGERRTQKGYAALDHLSGFKDFLSTTESERYKFHNAPSKSPEQFMEYLPYAIAFGVEKEWAEVFKDVQINDPSWYSSNVSGSHFSAGAFATDMGSFASAFSGSTRSGGSSGSGSSGGGFSGGGGGGGGGGSW from the coding sequence ATGACGAAACTGCAATCCACATTGCATATCGTTCGTGATGTCGCTACGACTCTGTTTGTGAGCGCCGCCCTTTGGGCGGCGCTCACTGCGTCTGCTTCAGCAGAGGTCATTACTCGCTTTGATGCACATATACATCTCCAAGATGACGGAGTAATGGAGGTGACCGAGACCATTGCGTATGACTTTGGTGCGGAGTCTCGGCATGGTATCTATCGTGATCTGCTTGGCGCACATCCGCAGGAAGCGTCCCATTGGTATAAGGAGCGATATGTCGAAATAGAGCCGCTGAGCGTTACTCGTAATGGTCTACCAGAGCCATATGATGTGTCGGAGCGTGGCGATGATGTTCACATTCGAATTGGTGATGCTGGTACGTATGTGAACGGTGAACAGATCTATTCGATCACATATAAGGTTCGTGGTGCGCTCGCATCGTACAAAGAGGGTCTAGAGCTCTATTGGAATGTTACCGGGTTCGATTGGCAGGTGCCGATGGAATTGGTGACCGTATCGATCGAAGCACAAGGTCAAGTACTGCTCTTGGTTGATCAGGCTTGTTATGCTGGACCACCTGGTGAACCCTCTCCGTGTGACAGCAAGCAAACAAATGGTCGCATGGCATACTTTACTGAAAAGAATCTGCCAGCTGGACACAATCTTACCGTCGCTCAAAAGATCACTGTGCCGACCATCCCGCCACCACTTGAGCGCTACAATTCACTGTTGTTGGGGTTTGGCCTGGTCGTTGTTTGGTTTGGCGGCTTGATCACCTGGCTGTATCGCTGGCGTACCAAGTATCGTATCGAGCAAGCGATTGTGCCGCAATACGAGCCGTTTGAAGACTTTAAACCAATGTTCACTGGTGTGTTGTTTGACAACCGCCTTGACTCGCGTGACATCACAGCTGGAATTATCTATTTGGCTCAACAGGGTTTTATTAAGATCACTCAAACGACGGAAAAGGTTCTGTGGCTATTTGAGACGACAGACTATGAGATAACCCTCTTGCGTCCTGAGTCTGAGACAGAGACCGAGTTTCAAAAGCAAATATTGTCTCTTTTGTTTAGATATGCAGGTGCGGTTGGGACGAAAGTTAAATTGTCTGAGGTGTCTCGTGACACTAGTAAGCAGCGGGTTAACTACCAAACTATTCAGAAAATGATAAAGGCTGTGGTCAAGGATCTTGTAGACTTAGGTTTCTTGGAGCAGCGTATCAATCGTGTGTATTTAACAGGCATTCCGATCTTTATTTTCTTGGTGATATACATTCAATTTGAGTATGGCATACACTTAGAGCTTCTCCATAGCGGAATCGTAGCCTTCTTTGTTGTTGCTTTTTTGAGTCTCTTTGCACTACTGCTGGTTGGTGGCGAACGACGGACACAAAAAGGGTACGCTGCACTCGATCATTTAAGTGGATTTAAAGACTTCTTGTCAACTACTGAGTCTGAGCGTTACAAATTCCATAATGCGCCAAGTAAGAGTCCTGAACAGTTCATGGAGTATTTGCCGTACGCGATAGCTTTTGGAGTCGAAAAGGAATGGGCTGAAGTGTTCAAGGACGTGCAGATCAATGATCCAAGTTGGTACAGTTCGAATGTGTCTGGTTCGCACTTTAGTGCAGGTGCTTTTGCAACTGACATGGGATCATTCGCAAGTGCGTTCTCTGGTTCGACGAGAAGCGGCGGTTCTTCAGGGTCGGGTTCTTCCGGAGGCGGCTTCTCTGGCGGTGGCGGAGGTGGCGGAGGTGGGGGTTCCTGGTAG
- a CDS encoding LemA family protein: MSAMWILLIVIAVVAIWAIAAYNKFIKLIQRTKEAWADIDVQLKRRYDLIPNLVETVKGYASHERETLDNVTQARAQATQTHIDPSNITPEQIAAMAGAESALSGALSRLLAVAENYPDLKANTNFLELQRELSDTENKIQAARRFYNGNVRDLNIAIQSFPSNVIAGMFSFKSEEFFELEEGSEEKEPVKVSF, encoded by the coding sequence ATGAGCGCAATGTGGATTTTACTCATTGTTATTGCAGTTGTTGCTATTTGGGCGATTGCTGCGTACAACAAATTTATCAAACTCATTCAGCGTACCAAGGAGGCTTGGGCTGATATCGACGTGCAGTTGAAGCGTCGTTACGATCTCATTCCAAACTTGGTGGAGACTGTAAAAGGGTATGCGTCACATGAACGTGAGACGCTTGATAATGTGACGCAGGCGCGTGCACAGGCAACACAGACGCATATTGATCCGTCAAACATCACCCCTGAACAGATCGCTGCTATGGCTGGTGCTGAATCAGCTCTTTCAGGAGCACTGAGCCGACTCTTGGCAGTCGCTGAGAATTACCCAGATCTTAAGGCAAACACCAACTTCCTTGAGTTGCAGCGTGAGCTTTCAGATACTGAAAATAAGATTCAGGCAGCTCGTCGTTTCTACAACGGCAACGTACGTGATCTCAATATCGCGATACAGTCATTCCCATCAAATGTGATCGCGGGAATGTTCAGCTTCAAGTCAGAAGAGTTCTTTGAGCTCGAAGAAGGAAGTGAGGAAAAAGAGCCAGTGAAAGTGAGTTTCTAG
- the typA gene encoding translational GTPase TypA: MSQEIRNIAIIAHVDHGKTTLTDGLMEFTGSRDEGASMDSNQLEKERGITIYAKNTSVTYKDTKINIVDTPGHADFGSEVERVLRSIDCVLLVVDAQEGPMPQTRFVLKKSLELGHKPIVVINKIDKPAADPAHCADLVLELFWELGASEEQCEFPVVYAIGRDGVAKRNMEDEMKDLSPILDVVLEHVPAAKVYEEGQDLRAQVFNLGYDNFLGRLAIARIYEGKIAKGQQVLMKHKGEEMHKGKVVKLSNYVGIHPIEQDEAFAGDIVMIAGLEDINIGDTITDSEDAEPLPAINVDEPTVEMQFLVNSSPFAGREGKYVTSRQIGERLEKEMEINVGLQVEPAGGDAYKVKGRGEMHIAILLENMRREGYELSVSQPQVIIKEVDGQKQEPFEEVTIDIPSEYQGAVIERLSNRGFIMQNMIPHENQVRLLFEGPTRGLLGYKNQFIIDTRGEGILASRFIEFREYYGEIKKRQVGSMISMENGKALAFALFNLQDRGELYIGAGTEVYEGMVLGNTSKGEEMTVNPTKGKQLTNMRASGSDDAVTLIPHRPLSIEIGLEIMQEDEYLEVCPESIRLRKQKLKESDRKRGK, translated from the coding sequence ATGTCACAAGAGATCCGTAATATCGCCATTATCGCGCACGTAGACCACGGTAAGACCACTTTGACTGATGGTCTTATGGAATTCACAGGTTCACGCGACGAGGGTGCGTCAATGGACAGTAACCAGCTCGAAAAGGAGCGTGGTATTACCATTTATGCCAAGAACACCTCGGTGACGTACAAAGACACCAAGATCAACATCGTGGACACGCCTGGCCACGCCGACTTTGGTTCAGAGGTAGAGCGGGTGCTCCGCTCGATCGACTGTGTGCTTCTTGTGGTAGATGCCCAGGAAGGCCCAATGCCACAGACTCGCTTCGTGCTCAAGAAGTCACTCGAACTCGGCCACAAGCCGATCGTAGTGATCAACAAGATCGATAAGCCAGCCGCTGATCCAGCACACTGTGCAGACTTAGTGCTCGAATTATTCTGGGAGCTTGGAGCTTCAGAAGAGCAATGTGAATTCCCAGTCGTCTACGCGATCGGTCGCGATGGAGTAGCGAAGCGCAACATGGAGGATGAAATGAAGGATCTTTCACCGATCCTCGATGTAGTCCTCGAACACGTGCCAGCAGCAAAGGTGTACGAAGAAGGGCAAGATCTCCGTGCGCAGGTATTCAACCTTGGCTACGACAACTTCCTCGGCCGACTTGCTATTGCTCGTATCTACGAAGGCAAGATCGCGAAAGGTCAGCAGGTCCTTATGAAGCATAAGGGTGAAGAAATGCATAAAGGCAAGGTGGTAAAGCTCTCAAACTACGTCGGTATTCACCCGATCGAGCAGGACGAAGCGTTTGCTGGCGACATTGTCATGATCGCTGGACTTGAAGATATTAATATTGGAGACACGATCACCGACAGTGAAGATGCTGAGCCACTGCCAGCAATCAATGTAGACGAACCAACAGTCGAAATGCAGTTTCTCGTGAACTCATCACCATTTGCGGGTCGCGAAGGGAAGTATGTGACTTCTCGTCAGATCGGTGAGCGTCTTGAGAAGGAAATGGAGATCAACGTTGGTCTCCAGGTAGAGCCAGCTGGCGGAGATGCATATAAAGTAAAGGGTCGTGGTGAAATGCACATCGCGATTCTCCTTGAGAATATGCGTCGTGAAGGCTACGAGCTTTCTGTTTCACAGCCACAGGTGATCATCAAGGAAGTAGACGGTCAGAAACAAGAGCCGTTTGAAGAAGTGACCATCGACATCCCAAGCGAATATCAGGGAGCGGTCATTGAGCGTCTCAGTAATCGTGGCTTTATCATGCAAAACATGATCCCGCACGAGAACCAAGTGCGTCTCCTCTTCGAAGGCCCAACTCGTGGTCTCTTAGGCTACAAGAACCAATTCATCATCGACACACGTGGCGAGGGTATTCTTGCGTCACGCTTTATCGAATTCCGCGAGTACTATGGTGAGATCAAGAAGCGTCAGGTTGGCTCGATGATCTCTATGGAAAACGGCAAGGCACTCGCCTTCGCGCTCTTCAATCTCCAGGATCGTGGTGAGCTCTATATCGGAGCTGGTACTGAAGTCTACGAAGGTATGGTGCTCGGTAACACCTCAAAGGGTGAAGAAATGACCGTGAACCCAACCAAGGGTAAGCAGCTTACCAACATGCGTGCTTCAGGTAGCGACGATGCGGTGACACTCATTCCACACCGCCCGCTCTCGATTGAGATTGGTCTTGAGATCATGCAGGAAGACGAGTACCTCGAAGTGTGTCCAGAATCTATTCGCTTGCGAAAGCAGAAGCTGAAGGAAAGTGATCGAAAGCGAGGAAAGTAG
- a CDS encoding peptidoglycan DD-metalloendopeptidase family protein has product MKRNTFLMLLAFLVVPVTTSAYDGFGRIDRNNLDDEIVDQFPLPILFGVDLSTVVPDFGDPRDGGERSHEGQDIRAPKGTPIVSPTEAIVIKTGDGVYSGKYVYTANPGGETFRYMHLDTIASDLDSGDLLDVGDFIGTVGDTGNAPEGVYHLHLEILNEDNDPTDPFERFDPAGFTLKEKMSFLRDIFSGMKQDEEYAEFLVETFNSDFMTAYQKGYSMPNVIDEVLEDAGASTQSQQLQRFTELIAALPMALQMELRSGDQGPAVQLLQLYLIYTGNGPARDKLRAAGPTGYFGLVTTAALAEFQKDKLIIDNKGVYDAQTRTGMMKYQYPNLNFN; this is encoded by the coding sequence ATGAAACGAAACACTTTTCTGATGCTGCTCGCGTTTTTGGTCGTGCCCGTAACTACTTCCGCCTACGATGGGTTCGGTAGAATTGATCGTAACAATCTCGATGATGAGATCGTCGATCAATTTCCTCTCCCGATCTTGTTTGGTGTCGATCTCTCAACAGTTGTACCAGACTTTGGTGACCCCAGAGACGGTGGAGAACGCTCTCATGAAGGGCAAGATATTCGCGCACCAAAAGGAACGCCGATCGTTTCCCCGACCGAGGCGATCGTGATCAAGACCGGTGATGGTGTGTACTCGGGGAAGTATGTATACACTGCCAATCCTGGCGGTGAGACCTTCCGTTACATGCATCTTGATACGATCGCTTCTGATCTTGATTCTGGCGACCTCCTTGATGTGGGGGACTTCATTGGTACTGTCGGTGATACAGGCAATGCTCCCGAGGGTGTCTATCATCTCCATCTTGAGATCCTTAATGAAGACAATGATCCAACTGATCCATTTGAACGTTTTGATCCAGCAGGATTCACACTTAAGGAAAAAATGTCATTCTTGCGTGACATCTTTAGTGGAATGAAACAAGACGAGGAGTATGCTGAGTTTTTGGTAGAGACATTCAATAGTGACTTCATGACAGCGTATCAAAAAGGTTACTCCATGCCGAATGTGATCGATGAGGTGCTTGAAGATGCTGGTGCGAGTACGCAGTCGCAACAGTTGCAACGCTTTACTGAGCTTATTGCAGCACTCCCGATGGCGCTTCAAATGGAGCTTCGTAGTGGCGATCAGGGGCCGGCTGTGCAGCTGTTGCAGTTGTATCTTATTTACACCGGTAACGGGCCGGCGCGAGACAAGCTGCGAGCAGCGGGACCAACCGGGTACTTTGGGCTGGTCACAACTGCTGCGCTGGCAGAGTTTCAGAAAGATAAGCTCATTATTGATAACAAAGGTGTATACGATGCACAGACCAGAACTGGTATGATGAAGTACCAGTATCCAAATTTAAATTTCAACTAA
- a CDS encoding DUF1761 family protein: protein MEELLSNLDVVTVLVSFVLAFLLGWLWYSPKMFLKPWAAGHGIDTTGPKTGILKPMVAQAAGTLLLAVITNMAAQDGHVGHAVIVAVTVAFFIMSSNLYKNPKACVPARIEAGYILAMVAVMVAVNMVL, encoded by the coding sequence ATGGAAGAACTACTTAGTAATCTTGATGTCGTGACTGTTCTAGTGTCATTTGTATTGGCATTCTTACTCGGTTGGTTGTGGTATTCGCCAAAGATGTTCCTTAAGCCGTGGGCAGCAGGACACGGCATAGATACGACGGGACCAAAGACTGGCATACTGAAACCAATGGTGGCACAAGCTGCCGGCACCCTCTTGCTAGCAGTCATTACCAACATGGCTGCTCAAGATGGACATGTAGGGCACGCAGTAATAGTGGCAGTGACAGTTGCGTTTTTCATCATGTCGAGCAACCTCTACAAGAATCCAAAGGCATGCGTGCCTGCACGTATAGAAGCGGGGTACATATTGGCCATGGTCGCGGTTATGGTGGCTGTCAATATGGTGCTGTAG
- a CDS encoding DUF1059 domain-containing protein produces the protein MKTIACLDCSQQFSGETPEEVMQAMMPHYMVDHKEVMEGGNEEKKKEWFAEFQRRWNVAENS, from the coding sequence ATGAAAACTATTGCGTGTTTAGATTGCAGTCAGCAATTCAGTGGTGAAACTCCTGAAGAAGTAATGCAGGCTATGATGCCACACTACATGGTGGACCATAAGGAAGTCATGGAAGGTGGAAATGAGGAAAAGAAGAAAGAATGGTTTGCTGAATTTCAACGACGCTGGAATGTAGCAGAGAATAGTTAG
- a CDS encoding nucleoside triphosphate pyrophosphohydrolase, with protein sequence MSEINRIYYNKLVRDNVPGKIDAKHIECNVRKVTDIQELQQELFKKVQEEAASVAMCRTKESFLEEYSDLMVVLDTLIKQLDITKEELINARKSNLLQKGGYKHGYFLNWSADVQYRSHESVQGIPL encoded by the coding sequence ATGTCAGAAATTAATCGTATCTACTACAACAAGTTGGTCCGCGACAACGTGCCGGGCAAGATCGACGCAAAGCATATCGAGTGTAATGTTCGGAAGGTAACTGATATTCAAGAGCTGCAGCAAGAGTTGTTCAAAAAGGTTCAGGAGGAAGCTGCGTCAGTAGCGATGTGTCGCACTAAGGAATCGTTTCTTGAGGAGTACAGTGACTTGATGGTTGTGCTCGATACGCTGATAAAGCAGCTGGATATAACCAAGGAAGAACTGATCAATGCTCGCAAGAGCAACCTATTACAAAAAGGTGGCTATAAACATGGCTATTTCCTAAATTGGTCAGCTGATGTGCAGTACCGGTCACATGAAAGTGTGCAAGGAATTCCTCTGTAG